The following are encoded together in the Macadamia integrifolia cultivar HAES 741 chromosome 10, SCU_Mint_v3, whole genome shotgun sequence genome:
- the LOC122090516 gene encoding outer envelope pore protein 16-4, chloroplastic-like, whose protein sequence is MEEEFEDDIPCSSIAVDSITRFATAGTIWGLCIGPYDGRKRGLAGVARASFVVKSAGRYGLQSGNSLDVEFCNIAWCL, encoded by the exons ATGGAGGAAGAATTCGAAGACGACATACCTTGTTCTTCCATTGCTGTTGATTCCATCACTCGTTTCGCAACG GCAGGAACCATCTGGGGTTTGTGTATAGGTCCATACGATGGTCGGAAGAGAG gtCTTGCTGGCGTTGCTCGTGCATCTTTTGTG GTAAAGTCAGCTGGCAGATATGGCTTACAATCTGGTAATTCCCTCGATGTGGAATTTTGTAATATAGCATGGTGTTTGTGA